The genomic stretch ATAGAGAAAATACtcattttttatgaaaaataCCAAGTCCCATTTTTTATCTCTCATCTTGAGATTTCGACTTCTTTAACATAACATGTTGACAAATTTCCATTTAAACTCTATGTCGTCTCATTACACTGAGATTTTTGACCTTGTAAAAAGTCCCAACTAACAAATTTCCCCCCAAAAGGCCTCTTTCGAATAAAAAGAGATAGGGGCGTTTTTGACCTTTTTTGCCGCTATTTCACCTAGTGGACTGACGTCATGGACATCATGATATTCCCATAAACTATCACCTTGAAAACGTGTGTTTTCCTACCATCTCATAACTCTCAATCATGGTTTCGTCTTCCTAGGGTGGCATGGCTAGGTGTACGAAATCATTTCGATTTCGCCTATAAAACCATGGCATGTGTCATCAGACTTCGCGTTGTTTGTCAAGTAAAAAACTTAAGAGTTTTCTTTCCTTTCAATATAAATACCTCGTCTTCCTCTCTTCTTCTCTTTTCCACTCAATGTTATTAGAAAATTCTTCTTCAAAAATTATTTCTCTTCAAACCATTCAAACTATTATTTCCAATAATGGCTTCCAAAACGAAGTTCACCAAAGAGACCAAAGATTCTCTTCCTTTAGCTACCAAGCTTCAATCTTCCATTCTTGTTGAGAGGTAGGAGAATGTCCCAAAACCACCAAATCAAGAGGAAATGCTTCAAATCTTCAAATCTTAGATAATAATTCCCTATTCCATTTCTGAAGAAAAAAACCCATGCACTTATGGATCCAATGTGTAACACCCGCCGAAGAGGGCGGATAATGGTTATATGTAACACCCAAAGGCAAAGGAATGGTTGTCGGTGcacgaggcatgacaatgagacactcgTAGCAACTTCTAGGAAAAAACCGAATTCACATTGGAATGAGAGAGATCATGAGGTTATGCAGGTATGAGACTGCATGATTGAAGGAAGAATTATAAAGATTAATTGATACCACATATACCAACAAGATGAATCTTCTTTTTGATAGCCTGACAAATAAGAATTTCATAGTTAAACGTGTTTGACTCGATGTAGTATTTGGATAGGTGACCTTCTGGGAAGCTTTGCAGAGTATCCAAAAGAATTATCATAATAAGCGAAAGAAAGCAGTTGAGTTCCAAGAGGTGGAGCATGTGTTTCTGAGAGTTACTCTGGTAATTGGTATTTGTTGAGCATTGAAGTCTCGAAATCTCACTTCACGTTTCATCGGTCCATACCATATTTTGCAAAGGATAAGAGAAGTGACCTATCAGGTTGCTTTACCACCATTGCTTGTTAATATttatgatgtgtttcatgtgtcaGTTAAGGAGATACATTATGAATCTGTCTCGTGTGATCTAAgtggatgatgtgcaagtgagAGATAATCTGGCTGTTGAGGTATCACCCATGCGGGTAGAGGATCAGAAAGTGAAGTTGTTGCATGGTAACGAGATTAACTTGATGAAGGTAGCTTGAGGAGGACCAGCTGGTGGAAACATGACTTGAGAGATTGAGAGTCATATGAGGGAGTCATATCTGAATCTGTTTATTTAAGGTAACTTTCGAGGGCAAAAATTCTTTAAGTGGATGAGAGTTGTTACACCCTAATTTAGATTATTCTATATATTCGAATTATTTGAGAATTACTcgtattttttatttaattagaTATAGTTTTGATTAATTTAATTTGGGATGGTGAATGTGTATGTTCATAAGATGGGGGTGGAAAGAGTGAATAAAGGTTAGTAGAACTTGATTGGAGTTATTTTAgaattatttaataaataaaataatattatttaataatttatttaatttaatatgAGAAATAGAGAAGTTGGGCAAAAAGTAGGATTGTAAGAAATAGATGGGAGAAATGAGTAAGAGAGGATTAAGGTTGGataataattataattattaatAGAATCACCCTAAGTATATTATTATTATatcttattattttattattagGATTAAAATAATAAGAGTAAATAGAATTTGACGAGAAATGACAAAGTGAGAATTTTGTGAATAAGCGGGGGTAGAACGCAAAAATTcaattttagggtttttgttattatgAAAAGGCAGCAGAGAGTTTTCTATAAGTACGTGAAAACAAGACAAAAATGTTAGAACAATGGATTGAGAAAGAGAAGGCAAAGAGGTTAGGAGAGAAGAACATCAAGCAAGAATTTTTCAATCGCTGCTAGGATAATTAGGTAAGGGGGAGACTTAATTCTATAACGGGTATATGCATAAGGGATAGAATTGAGGAGTCCTTATCCTCCAATAGGATGTTGTTTGATtgctttgaattttgaaattgGTGAAGATGTGTTATTATGTGATGAATTTGATGATCCAATTCATGTATTAATATTTGCTAAATATTATGTTATGAGTTGTTTTCGTGATTATATCATTGTTGATATTTTGAAGGTTTTGAGAATAATATGATTTTATGATAATTCATGTTTATATTGGAGTGGAGAGAAGTTTGGGTCTAAGAAACTGGTTTTAGGAATGAAATTTTCATAAGGGAATCGCAGAAAAATGCAGGACAGTATTGATCGTCTTATTTCAGGCATAACTTGAGTTTTATAAGTCTTTTTGGGATGCCTTCAATTGcattataaaaataatttaatgGTATTTAAAACTAGAGAGTTTCATAATTTTATAATAAGTGTAtaatttttcatattattttgAAGTCAGACATTCTGTTTTAGAGTTTATGCAGGAAATATTCTAATACGGCTGAACTGAAATGAATAGAATTGGAGTTTCGTAACTTCTATTGAGGTGTGGTTAAGTGCATTGGAAAGAGAGTTTAATGATATTTTCAACTgaaatttttcataattttcttaTAAGAATATAAGTTTTGGTGTCATTTGAAGTCAGGAGAAACATTCTGCTTGATACGAGTACCAATTCTTGTTGTTTAATTAAACTGAACCGATTGGTATATTAAGTCCTGAAATAAAAATCATATTCTCAAAATATACTCTATAAAATTTCCGAAACATATTCATTTTCTTGATTCCGACTCCGTTTGATATTTTAAATGATTATTTGAATATGATTTGTGACTAATATGAAGCATACTTTTGGGGTTGTTTGATGAGTTTAAAGTTGTTATTGAGTAGTCTTGAGTTGTTTAGAGTTATGATAGTTTAATTGGTAGTTTTATATATTTAGAGTTATCTTTGAGCATCTCTGATAAGTTTTAGAGTTATGTTAATAAGTTTAACAGAGAGATTTGGCACACATACTTTGTGAACGAATATAAATTTTACACTTAAACATGggcagaatgaaaaacaaaacataAATAGTGATGTATTTGTAAAAGGAGTTACAGATGGTGGTGAAGAAAATTTCTATGGCGTTGTTATGCATATTTGCGAGTTGATATATAATTACTTGGACTCGGAAaataattttgtcttgatttAATATAATTGGTATGATCCAACTACCAGAGGCACCAAAATAGTTAAGAAATATAAAATTGTTAAGATTTGAATGGACCGAAGGTACAAAGAGTATGATCCTTTCATAATGTCATATATTTTTGGCAAGTTTATTATGTTCCTTATCCTTCAATTCAATCATGTAAACCAAGATGGTGTGTTGTAATCAAAACAAAACTATTGGATCATATTGAAACTGACTATCTAATAGAAGATATTGCTTACTCATATGATGAAATTTCTCAAATTAATGATGTGATTGAAGTTGAACAAATTATAAATTTGTGTGATACAGTGGTTGAGGATCATTAATTTGATGCAGCTATATTGTTGGTAGATAATAATGTGGATGAAGAGCATGAAGAGTTTGGATCCGAGGACAATATCGGATCAGATGATGAAAATAATATGGATGAAGAGCATGAAGAGTTTGAATAGATCATTTTTGTAATTTTACTTAATGTATTGTATGTGTATGTAATGTGTTGATTTATTAAAATGTGTTATGTTGATTTATTGCTTGTATATATTGATTTGATTTATTAATTGTATATTCTCTCAAAATAGATAAAATGCCACCCCAACATGATAAGGGTAAGGGTAAGACCCAACACCACCCGAGGATAAGGGTACATAAGGCACCTCCCTCATCCATGTATTCTTCCTCCCATAGAGTCAGGTTGATTCCATGTCTATGGACACTTCTCAAACTTTTATGACATTACTATCCTCCTCCCATGAATTGTCATATGGTCCCATCTAGAAATTCAAATTTTATTAGCTCATTTGAGCATATGCCATTATCATACCAACGACAATCTGATGGATCCAGTTTTTCACATCCCACACAAGTACCCTTTTCCTTCATGCATTAGCCTTCCTTCATGCAACAACATGTTGGATCTAGTTTTCCATATGTACCTTCTTTCTTCATGAAGGAACCTAGGGGATCTAGTTTTTTACATCTTACATAGGTAACTTCTTCCTTCATGCAGCAACCTGGGGGATCTAGTTTTCCACATCCCACACATATATCATCATCCTTCATGCAGCCTGGGGGACCATGCACCCCACATCCCACACACTTAACCTCATCATACATGCCTTAAGGGGGTTCCCGCACCCCACATCCCACACATATACCTGCGCGTGAGAAGCAGGATGACCCTATTTTGGAGGATCATGAGAATCACGAGGAGCAGGAAAATCTGGCTGCAAATTCCACTTGGTATTTGATGTTTGATGGAAGACATTTTATTCAGCCCGAGGGAACCTCGTAAGTTTCTTATTTATAATTTTGATTTAACTATATATGTTGCCATTTTTAGATTTAACACTTATTCAATTTTTTGTTGTTTAGTTTTGCGTTGAGTCGACCTGCTGTCAAATGTATAAATCAAGGCATTCAACTAATGTATAAAAAATCTTGGAAGACTTTTGGAGAGCTTACCTCggaggagaaagatgaatgattCGATAAATTTAAGGtataatgattttttttaagttatgttattttaattatttatttgtTATAATTATTTAACAATTAGTTGAATGTCATACAACATTGCAGGGAAGGTATACGTGGAACATAATGGATAAATATAAGATTAAAAAAATTGAGGCAGAACAACAGTTCGATTATCTGACATGTTTAGGCGTGCTAGACTACATTGGGAAGAACAACAAATTCATCCTAACTTGATAACAAAGAAAGTATTTGAAGTACTTCTTGTCTATTAGAATACGAATAATTTTAAgagaaaatcagaaaatgcaaagAAATTAAGAGCAATGTAGTAGGGGGATGCCTTAATTCAGTAGAAAGTATTAGTATCGACGAACATAATCAACGGATGATAATTATAACtgttttttaaaattatattttaatttgttatatattttaaattaaagtTAATTATTTTAATTAGACTAAGGACATAAGGAGACTCCCACAAAGTAATAAtgaattatttttgaaaatttgtACCAAAATAAAAGGGGAGTTTGTTGACGACCGTTCCAAAAAAACATTAGTAAGTTGCtcatattttattattttatttaattattgtgTATAACCAAATTATTTAAactatatttaatttatttttttatatatatgTGTAGGAGGCGTATCAGAGATTGCTCACGCAATTTTTAGTTGAAAATTCTCAGTATAGTTCGATTGGTTTAAATCTGATTGATCCAATTGTGGATCTTTATATTTGAAGTTTAGCAAATGGCGGGAAGGAATCTAATGGGTGTTTCTTTTGGTGTTGGACATTTTTCCGACAACTACAAAAAAGGGGATAGAAATTTATTTTAAAGACTTGTAGATGGGGAAGAAATGTTACGTCCACCAAAATTGATACCCGAAATGATGGAAAAAGTGAGACAACTGGCTCTAGATGAGGCAAGACCTGAGACGCGGCACATGACACTAAAGGCCGGAATTGAGGAAATGAAGAAAAAACAATATGAGATGGAGGAGAAAATGCGAGAATTATTGTTCTCACAAACGAACCATGGTTCATTGGGTAGAAATCATGAGTCTCATAAAAATGGAGGAGTTGGTAGCCAAGAAACATTAAATGAgaaagatgaagatgaagacgAATTATTTAGCgataattaattttttattattatttatatttatgGCGTAAATATGACGTGGTTAATGAGTATTTTTAATGGATATAATTTTAAtagttttattttttttatttttttattattttttagttataattattatttaaaaatatttttattaattattgctttttatattttattaattattaattattctattttcattATTAAAAAAGTATCCTGAAATAGAATAACATGGCAAAATTATGACAAAAGAAATTTAGTAGAAATTTTAGTGACTTCTGTTTTTTTTACTGTAAAGTAGTATAACCCAAGTCAACTCCAATTAACTCGGAATTTTAGTTTTCCATTAGAATATACCCTTATGTCTCCTTGGACTTCATATTAATCCTCAGTCCGACCGCATAACGAAATTATTATTTTGAACTTTATATACCATTGCCCTCAATGAGGACATTCTGTAGAAATCCACGTCGATCTCCAATGTTTCACATAGTATATTATTCTAATGTAAAATTTTCAATGCCCTTTCTttcaataaaaataaatttaattaaagTGCAGTACAATTTTAACATTTTTCGACCATTCACAATTTAATAAATTTACCATTTTTTGTCCATTCACAATGACCTATGTATACTATATATAATCTTAACAGTAATGAAAGGTCATTGACgaaaatatttattatttttatagaGATTGTACTACATGAGATTCAATTTGTCCTTAGTATAACTTAATTTATTTTTATACAATGAAAATTAATCAAACTTATTCCATTATACAAAAATTAATCAAATAAATCAgattataaaaaaaaatcttttgCCCTTTCCAAACATCCAAATAATATATTTTCATTTTAGTCTAATGCACAATTTAATATAAACAGATCAATCACGCATTCATGATTTATCTCTCAGAATTGAACTTCTATTCATTTGTTCAAACTTTACCTTATTTTTCTTCTCTTTTGTTCTTCCTGTTGTTACCAATGGCTGTTAGTACAATCTGCGATTCTGAATCACTCAACCATGTAGTCACGAATCCAAATCCCCCAAAAGAAATAGATGGAAAAAAAATAATCCAGGTCACTGAAACTAACAACAGCAACAACACTGATATTAATTATTGGCAACGGGCGCAATGGCTTCGCGCCGCGGTATTAGGAGCTAACGACGGATTAGTTTCCGTTGCGTCACTAATGATGGGCGTCGGCGCTGTTAAAAAGGACATCACAGCAATGTTGGTAGCCGGTTTCGCAGGGTTAGTCGCCGGAGCATGTGGTATGGGAATAGGAGAGTTTGTTTCTGTTTACACACAATATGAAGTTGAAGTAGGTCAAATGATGAGAGAGATAGGAACAAGTGATAGATCAGAGAAAAAGCTGGAGAATGAGTTGGAGAAGAGGAAATCGTTGCCTAATCCAATGCAAGCTGCTTCGGCTTCTGCGTTTTCGTTTTCGATTGGCGGTTTGGTTCCTTTGCTTTGTGGTTCATTTATAAGTGATTATAAGATTAGGGTTATTGTGATGATTGCAATATCAAGTTTTGCTTTGGTGGTTTTTGGAAGAGTTGGTGCCGTGCTTGGTAAGACACCAAAGATGAAAGCTTCTGTTAGGTTTCTTCTTGGTGGATGGATGGCTATGGCTATCACTTTTGGGTTAACTAAATTAC from Lathyrus oleraceus cultivar Zhongwan6 chromosome 7, CAAS_Psat_ZW6_1.0, whole genome shotgun sequence encodes the following:
- the LOC127100765 gene encoding vacuolar iron transporter homolog 4; this translates as MAVSTICDSESLNHVVTNPNPPKEIDGKKIIQVTETNNSNNTDINYWQRAQWLRAAVLGANDGLVSVASLMMGVGAVKKDITAMLVAGFAGLVAGACGMGIGEFVSVYTQYEVEVGQMMREIGTSDRSEKKLENELEKRKSLPNPMQAASASAFSFSIGGLVPLLCGSFISDYKIRVIVMIAISSFALVVFGRVGAVLGKTPKMKASVRFLLGGWMAMAITFGLTKLLAHCSGLDLNI